The Tubulanus polymorphus chromosome 6, tnTubPoly1.2, whole genome shotgun sequence genome includes a region encoding these proteins:
- the LOC141907037 gene encoding putative methyltransferase-like protein 24 — protein MDGASIHVRIRMNDRQRPNIIDGRSPHEEYRKNGKEAVAKGLTSEMKLNKIGPLLLLVVVVLICGRGFFRYFGNRHDTLSSSTVMKADIAVPKVLEKPVVADKLQYPKGHLELFNLYHSKILRKSFNCKQMRRFGNAGDGGWEMCVDEPYTLKKGNCLVYSFGIANDYSFDDHVAKDLNCEIHAFDPSIGQKDYKRGNYIQFHNLGVSGTDFTNKNGWKLMTVDSIMKSLGHENRIIDYFKIDVESSEWDTLAQMMKAGTVDRVKQIGIEYHINNAYKGNAKEEEKHMIEIRRNLAIFDNLEAYGFKIYHFHTNMAAPTYVSSLTGKTERCCQEIYYVNTRFIEN, from the exons ATGGATGGAGCCTCAATCCATGTACGAATACGAATGAACGATCGTCAGCGCCCCAACATTATTGACGGCCGCTCGCCACATGAGGAATACAGGAAAAACGGTAAGGAAG CAGTGGCTAAGGGTCTTACGAGCGAAATGAAGCTGAATAAAATTGGACCTTTACTCTTATTGGTCGTGGTTGTGTTGATTTGCGGCCGAGGATTTTTCCGCTATTTTGGGAACAGGCACGACACGTTATCATCATCAACCGTCATGAAAGCTGATATAGCAGTACCG AAAGTGTTAGAGAAGCCCGTGGTGGCAGACAAGCTCCAATATCCGAAAGGTCATCTCGAGTTGTTCAATCTTTATCATAG CAAAATACTGCGCAAGAGTTTCAATTGCAAACAGATGCGTCGTTTTGGAAATGCCGGTGACGGTGGTTGGGAAATGTGCGTCGATGAACCATATACTTTGAAAAAAGGAAATTGTCTGGTTTATTCATTCGG AATTGCTAACGATTACTCATTCGATGATCACGTGGCAAAAGATCTGAATTGTGAAATACACGCGTTTGATCCAAG CATTGGTCAGAAAGATTATAAACGAGGAAATTatatccagtttcacaatctGGGAGTGTCTGGGACTGATTTCACGAATAAGAACGGTTGGAAGTTGATGACGGTTGACAGCATTATGAAATCATTGGGACACGAAAAT AGAATTATAGACTATTTCAAAATAGACGTCGAATCATCCGAATGGGACACATTGGCACAAATGATGAAAGCGGGAACAGTTGATCGCGTCAAACAAATTGGAATTGAATATCACATAAATAACGCTTACAAAGGCAACGCAAAAGAAGAGGAAAAACACATGATTGAAATACGACGGAATCTAGCGATATTCGACAATCTCGAAGCCTAcggatttaaaatatatcacTTTCATACTAATATGGCGGCACCGACATACGTCTCTTCACTTACTGGCAAAACTGAACGCTGCTGCCAGGAAATATACTATGTAAATACTAGGTTTATAGAAAATTGA
- the LOC141907194 gene encoding putative methyltransferase-like protein 24, whose protein sequence is MKQPWIFIFIALAVLILGKGFIQRFFQKEERQKISAPIIMKQEPVYPTDYLELFKLYHSKILHKDFTCQQMRRFGNAGDGGWDMCLDVPYNLRKGNCLVYSFGIDNDFTFDDSVATEFNCEIHSFDPSMHQQDHKRGNYIQFHNLGVSGTDFTNNNGWKLMTVDSIMKSLGHENRIIDFFKIDVEYSEWDTFEQMIKAGTFNRVKQIGVEYHIHNANQGNKEYEAKHKNEIRRHLTIFDNLEAYGFKIYHFHTNIVANPYVSSLTGKNERCCQEIYYVNTKISE, encoded by the exons GATTTATccaaagattttttcaaaaggaAGAGCGGCAGAAAATATCAGCCCCAATTATAATG AAACAGGAGCCGGTTTACCCGACTGATTATCTCGAGTTGTTCAAACTTTATCATAG CAAAATACTGCATAAAGATTTCACTTGTCAACAGATGCGTCGTTTTGGAAATGCCGGTGACGGTGGTTGGGATATGTGTCTCGACGTACCATACAATTTAAGAAAAGGGAATTGTCTGGTTTATTCATTCGG AATTGACAATGACTTCACATTTGACGACAGTGTAGCGACAGAATTTAATTGCGAAATACATTCGTTCGATCCCAG CATGCACCAGCAGGATCATAAACGAGGTAATTatatccagtttcacaatctGGGAGTGTCTGGGACTGATTTCACGAATAATAACGGTTGGAAGTTGATGACGGTTGACAGCATTATGAAATCGTTGGGACACGAAAAT AGGATTATAGACTTCTTCAAAATAGATGTAGAATACTCCGAATGGGACACGTTTGAACAAATGATAAAAGCAGGAACTTTCAATCGCGTTAAACAAATAGGAGTCGAATATCACATACATAATGCTAATCAAGGCAACAAGGAATACGAAGCAAAACATAAGAATGAAATACGACGACATTTAACTATATTTGATAATCTTGAAGCCTACGGATTTAAGATATATCATTTTCACACAAATATCGTCGCTAATCCATACGTCTCTTCGCttactggtaaaaatgaacGCTGCTGTCAGGAAATATATTATGTGAATACTAAGATATCTGAATAA